The Candidatus Desulfarcum epimagneticum genome contains a region encoding:
- a CDS encoding Predicted nuclease of the RNAse H fold, HicB family, protein MPIKNDRYTYRITWSGDDQEYVGLCAEFPSLSWLSPSPESALKGIRKVVEDVITDMKKTEEKIPDPISCKKYSGKFMVRIPPDIHRELATQAAEAGVSLNRLASSKLAR, encoded by the coding sequence ATGCCCATTAAAAATGATCGTTACACATATCGGATCACCTGGTCCGGGGATGACCAGGAATATGTGGGCCTTTGCGCTGAATTTCCAAGTCTGAGCTGGCTTTCGCCCAGTCCTGAATCGGCTTTGAAAGGAATCCGGAAGGTGGTTGAGGATGTTATCACGGATATGAAAAAAACCGAAGAAAAAATTCCCGACCCGATTTCCTGCAAAAAATACAGCGGGAAATTTATGGTCCGCATTCCGCCGGATATTCACAGGGAACTTGCGACCCAGGCCGCTGAGGCGGGGGTCAGTCTAAATCGACTGGCAAGTTCAAAACTGGCCCGATAA
- a CDS encoding conserved membrane hypothetical protein (Evidence 4 : Unknown function but conserved in other organisms), producing MPFDAFFKTPVFGAAPAEAAAALVAGAAVFLILKKTFALAERRMENRETSRLKKRVFKAVRALLLVAAVFLPLIHTARLFSWAFFEKALLALFILSATHPAYRLLDAILDRVEKRIIRRTETHIDDAVFAVLNKLLGAFFFSMAVIASLDILGVNVMPFIAGAGIVGIAIGFAAKDTLSNLIAGILLIIDRPFEVGDRIEVWASPPGSSSWGDVVHIGLRATRIKTTDNIVIIIPNNEIMKRDIVNYTILSRLIRIRVDVGISYDSDIAMAKEIVLNAATSAEGVMADPAPRVFAKGFGDSSIDIQAIVWIDDARKKMDATSFIIENIKKEFDKQGIEIPYPKRDVTLIRPPGSSPVE from the coding sequence ATGCCCTTTGACGCTTTTTTCAAAACGCCGGTTTTCGGCGCCGCGCCCGCCGAGGCCGCCGCGGCCCTGGTCGCGGGCGCCGCTGTTTTTTTGATTTTAAAAAAAACATTCGCCCTTGCCGAAAGGCGGATGGAAAACCGGGAGACGTCCCGTCTCAAAAAACGAGTCTTTAAAGCCGTCCGCGCGCTCCTTTTGGTCGCGGCGGTTTTTTTGCCCCTCATCCACACGGCCCGGCTGTTTTCGTGGGCCTTTTTTGAAAAAGCGCTCCTGGCGCTGTTTATCCTGTCCGCGACCCATCCGGCCTACCGACTTCTTGACGCCATTTTAGACCGCGTGGAAAAAAGAATCATCCGCCGGACCGAGACCCACATCGACGACGCGGTTTTCGCGGTCCTGAATAAACTTTTGGGGGCCTTCTTTTTTTCCATGGCCGTCATCGCCTCCCTGGACATCCTGGGCGTCAATGTCATGCCCTTTATCGCGGGAGCCGGGATCGTGGGAATCGCCATCGGCTTCGCGGCCAAAGACACCCTGTCCAACCTCATCGCCGGCATCCTGCTCATCATCGACCGGCCCTTTGAGGTCGGGGACCGCATCGAGGTGTGGGCCTCGCCGCCGGGATCGTCCTCATGGGGCGATGTCGTTCACATCGGCCTTCGGGCCACCCGGATCAAGACCACCGACAATATCGTGATCATCATCCCCAACAACGAGATCATGAAGCGTGACATCGTCAACTACACCATCCTGTCCCGGCTCATCCGGATCCGCGTCGACGTGGGCATTTCCTACGACTCGGACATCGCCATGGCCAAGGAGATCGTGCTCAACGCGGCCACCTCCGCCGAAGGGGTCATGGCCGATCCCGCGCCCCGGGTGTTCGCCAAAGGCTTCGGAGATTCGTCCATCGACATCCAGGCCATCGTGTGGATCGACGACGCCCGGAAGAAAATGGACGCCACGTCGTTTATCATCGAAAACATCAAAAAAGAGTTCGACAAACAGGGCATTGAAATCCCCTACCCCAAACGGGACGTGACCCTGATCCGGCCCCCCGGCTCCTCGCCTGTCGAATGA
- a CDS encoding Succinate dehydrogenase/fumarate reductase iron-sulfur subunit, with translation METINITLKVWRQKDARDRGKFQVISVPDVETHMSFAEMLDVVNERLILSGEEPIEFDSDCREGICGTCGAVINGEPHGPEKAMTLCQLHMRKFSDGDVIVAEPWRARPFTVIKDLIVDRGSLDKIIQAGGFVSANTGGAPDANAIPIPSEKAEKAMDAAACIGCGACVAACPNASAMLFVGAKISHLKLLPQGEPEARARVMAMVKEMDARGFGNCSNEKECEAACPKEISIINIARMNREYIKAGLFSDAL, from the coding sequence ATGGAAACCATCAATATCACCCTGAAAGTCTGGCGCCAGAAAGACGCCCGGGACCGGGGAAAATTTCAAGTGATTTCAGTCCCCGACGTGGAGACCCACATGTCGTTCGCCGAGATGCTGGATGTGGTCAACGAGCGTCTCATCCTTTCGGGCGAGGAGCCCATTGAGTTTGACAGCGACTGCCGGGAGGGAATCTGCGGGACCTGCGGCGCCGTGATCAACGGCGAGCCCCACGGGCCTGAAAAGGCCATGACGCTTTGCCAGCTTCACATGAGAAAATTCTCGGACGGGGATGTCATCGTGGCGGAGCCCTGGCGGGCCCGGCCCTTCACGGTGATTAAAGACCTGATCGTGGACCGGGGAAGTCTGGACAAAATCATCCAGGCCGGGGGATTTGTCTCCGCCAACACCGGCGGGGCGCCCGACGCCAACGCCATTCCCATTCCCAGCGAAAAGGCCGAAAAAGCCATGGACGCCGCCGCGTGCATCGGATGCGGGGCATGCGTGGCCGCCTGCCCCAACGCCTCGGCCATGCTGTTTGTGGGCGCCAAGATCTCCCATCTCAAACTGCTTCCCCAGGGAGAGCCCGAGGCCCGGGCCCGGGTCATGGCCATGGTCAAAGAAATGGACGCCCGGGGGTTCGGAAACTGCTCCAACGAAAAGGAGTGCGAGGCCGCCTGCCCCAAGGAAATCTCCATCATCAACATCGCCCGGATGAACCGGGAATACATCAAAGCGGGCCTTTTCTCCGATGCCCTTTGA
- a CDS encoding Restriction endonuclease subunit R: MRAKEAKARVKINKLLEKAGWRFFDDSNGPASIQLEPNIKIRETAIDALGKNFESVKNGFVDFLLLDEKGFPLVVLEAKREEKNPLDGKEQARKYAKSLNARFVILSNGNLHYFWDLERGNPEIITELPTRESLTHRQTFTPDNQRLADEIVSEDYIAVTQKPGFRDDPKYRNEETRSQYIFDEGLRILRHYQIKAIHALQARAKQNTDRFLFEMATGTGKTLVSAAVIKLFLRTGNAKRVLFLVDRLELEDQAHKSFVRYLKNDYTSVIYKKNRDDWKKAEIVISTVQSLSSQSKYKTLFSPTDFDLLVSDESHRSIGGNSRAVFEYFIGFKLGLTATPKNYLKNIDPEELSEKDPRAWERRQLLDTYKTFGCESGEPTFRYSLLSGVRDGYLVNPVVADARTDITARLLSDKGYAVVMRDENGLQTEDTFFGRDFEKKFYSKKTNAVFCQTFLQNALKDPLTGEIGKSIIFCVSQNHAARVTKTLNELAFQLWPDKYQSDFAVQVTSRIPDAQRFAINFSNNNLNGPTRFLDHYKSGKTRVCVTVGMMTTGYDCQDILNLALMRPVFSPTDFIQIKGRGTRKFNFAYTDEHGAFHKREKTRFKFFDFFANCEYFEEKFNYDERLELPSISDSPISEYGHEARHDETTVFDPDKIQTIKETLIGSEGMRIDREFFKKAQETIQQDEEIRNAVEKEQWDNAIGILKDKYEDKPELYLNLEKIRKNENLDRRLTWREFLERVFGFIPDFMTKDEKLEEECGKFISIHKPDGRYVPYIKNYLKAYVADEEFRRIINDKRYGELDFYPAFAKDEFRALDQWRDIVPKYARDYIPFNAYTV; this comes from the coding sequence ATGAGAGCCAAAGAGGCGAAAGCCAGGGTGAAAATCAACAAGCTCCTTGAGAAAGCGGGATGGCGTTTCTTTGATGATTCAAACGGCCCCGCCAGCATTCAGCTTGAGCCGAATATCAAGATCAGGGAAACCGCCATTGACGCCCTTGGAAAAAACTTTGAATCCGTAAAAAACGGTTTTGTTGATTTTCTGCTTCTGGATGAAAAAGGCTTTCCTCTTGTGGTTCTCGAAGCCAAAAGAGAAGAAAAAAATCCCCTCGACGGCAAGGAACAGGCCAGAAAATACGCCAAAAGCCTCAATGCGCGATTTGTCATTCTCTCAAATGGCAACCTTCATTACTTCTGGGATTTGGAGCGCGGCAATCCGGAAATCATAACGGAGCTGCCCACCCGGGAATCTTTAACACATCGGCAAACCTTCACCCCCGACAACCAACGCCTTGCCGATGAAATCGTTTCGGAAGACTATATCGCGGTCACCCAGAAACCGGGCTTCAGGGATGATCCCAAATACCGGAATGAAGAAACGCGTAGCCAATATATTTTTGATGAGGGCCTGCGAATTTTAAGGCACTACCAAATCAAAGCCATACACGCATTGCAGGCCCGCGCAAAACAAAACACCGACCGGTTTCTTTTTGAGATGGCCACCGGGACGGGAAAAACCCTGGTTTCCGCCGCTGTGATAAAATTGTTTCTAAGGACAGGAAACGCAAAGCGCGTTTTGTTTCTTGTGGACAGGCTGGAACTCGAAGACCAGGCGCATAAAAGTTTTGTCCGCTATCTGAAAAACGACTACACTTCCGTCATATACAAAAAAAATCGCGATGACTGGAAAAAAGCGGAAATTGTCATTTCCACTGTTCAGAGCCTTTCCTCACAAAGCAAATACAAAACCCTTTTCTCTCCAACTGATTTTGACCTGCTGGTTTCCGATGAATCCCATCGGTCAATCGGCGGCAACTCCCGCGCTGTTTTTGAATATTTTATCGGCTTCAAACTCGGACTCACCGCCACGCCTAAAAATTATCTGAAAAATATCGACCCGGAAGAACTTTCAGAAAAGGACCCCCGCGCATGGGAGAGGCGGCAACTCCTTGACACCTACAAAACATTCGGCTGTGAAAGCGGCGAGCCCACTTTCAGGTACAGCCTGCTTTCCGGCGTTCGGGATGGATACCTGGTCAACCCTGTGGTCGCGGACGCCAGAACGGACATCACGGCCCGTCTTTTATCGGATAAAGGCTATGCCGTTGTCATGAGGGATGAAAATGGACTCCAGACGGAAGACACTTTTTTCGGACGCGATTTTGAGAAAAAATTTTATTCTAAAAAAACAAACGCGGTGTTTTGCCAAACATTTTTACAAAACGCCCTGAAAGATCCTCTCACCGGTGAAATCGGCAAAAGCATTATATTCTGTGTCAGCCAGAATCACGCGGCAAGAGTGACGAAAACTCTCAACGAACTGGCGTTCCAATTATGGCCGGACAAATACCAGTCTGATTTTGCGGTTCAGGTCACATCGAGAATACCGGACGCCCAGCGTTTTGCCATCAACTTTTCGAACAACAACCTGAATGGCCCCACCCGTTTCCTGGATCATTACAAATCAGGGAAAACCCGTGTCTGCGTCACTGTGGGCATGATGACCACCGGATACGATTGCCAGGATATTTTAAACCTTGCCCTGATGCGCCCGGTTTTTTCTCCCACGGATTTTATCCAGATAAAGGGACGGGGAACCCGAAAATTCAACTTTGCATACACGGACGAACACGGAGCTTTTCACAAGCGCGAAAAAACGCGTTTCAAATTTTTTGATTTTTTTGCCAACTGTGAATATTTTGAGGAAAAATTCAATTACGATGAACGCCTTGAGCTTCCCTCAATCTCAGACAGCCCTATTTCGGAATATGGCCATGAAGCCCGCCACGATGAGACAACGGTCTTTGATCCGGACAAAATTCAAACAATCAAAGAAACCCTCATCGGTTCAGAAGGCATGCGAATCGACCGTGAATTTTTCAAAAAAGCGCAAGAAACCATTCAGCAGGATGAGGAGATCAGAAACGCCGTTGAAAAAGAGCAATGGGACAACGCAATCGGCATTCTTAAAGATAAATACGAAGACAAGCCGGAACTGTATCTGAACCTTGAAAAAATCAGAAAAAATGAAAATCTGGACCGCAGACTGACCTGGCGTGAATTTCTTGAACGGGTTTTCGGCTTTATACCCGATTTCATGACCAAGGACGAAAAGCTGGAGGAAGAGTGCGGAAAATTCATCTCCATTCACAAGCCGGACGGTCGATATGTTCCCTATATCAAAAACTATCTGAAAGCCTATGTCGCCGACGAAGAATTTCGCCGGATCATCAATGACAAACGCTATGGCGAGCTTGATTTTTACCCGGCGTTTGCCAAAGACGAGTTCAGGGCGCTGGATCAATGGCGGGATATTGTCCCGAAGTATGCCAGGGACTATATCCCGTTTAATGCCTATACGGTTTGA